The genomic DNA TCGATGATTTTAGTTTCTAAGCCAAATTTTTTGGCTCTTTGTATTCCAAAGGCGTCAAATTTATTGCAAATGAGTAAATTTACTACTATTTTTGTATCTCCAAAGACCTTGTTGTGGACTTTTTGCAAGATTGCTTCTAAATTTGATCCGCTCCCACTGAATAATACTGCGATGTTTTTTATAACCATTTGATTCCTTCTATAATGTCGTTTGGTGTGAAACTATATGCGTTTGCTTTGAAATTTAACGCTGTTTTTGCATGGGCTAGAACTCCACTAATGGCTGCATTTAGCGGGGAATATCCCTGAGCAAGAAGTCCTAAAATAATGCCTGAAAGTGCGTCTCCACTACCTCCTACGCTAAGCGCTGGTGTGCCAAAAGGGCTGATATAAACATTGCCTTTTTGAGCGATGAGCGTGTTTGCGCCTTTTAGTACCAAAACGCAGGCAAATTTGGAGCTAAACTCAATGGCAAATTCCAGCCTTGAGCTTTGGACTTCTTCCACGCTAAACTCGCCAAAACTAGCGATTTTAAGTAGGTTTGCAAACTCTTTTGGGTGTGGGGTTAAGACGGCTTTTTGGCTTGTGGCTAGATTAAAAACCTCATCACGGTAAAACATATCAGCATCGACCACGCAAGGCAAAGTGATAAAATCCCCAAGATCAAATCTCGCCACGCCAAGCCCCATTCCTATGGCAACCGAACTAGCTAATTTGAAGCTATTTTTTAGCATAATTTCATCATCTAGTATGATTTGTTTGTCGCTTAAATTTACCACGCTTACACGCCCAGCTCCCATTTTTAGGGCTGCTTTTGCTACGATTTTAGCTGCACCACTCATCATTCCACAAGCCACAAAAGCATGACCAAAGTCGCCCTTGCTTACATTTTGTTTATCCCTTTTTGGAAGCTCTAAATCGCTCATTTCAAGCAAAAAGCTTCTACTCTCACCGCTAAATTTATCTTCGCAGATGCCTAAATTTGCTAGCTTTATCTCACCGACAAAATCTTTAGCAAGATCGCTGTAAAGCCCTATTTTTCTAGCTCCCATAGCCACGGTAAAATCAGCTTTGAAGCAAATTGGCGATAATCTGCCAAATTTATTCAGCCCTGTTGGGACATCGACTGCGATTTTTAGACCCGGTTTTTGATTTATCGAATTTAATAGATCTTGCAAGTCTTGAGGCAAATCCCTATCAAGCCCACTGCCTAAAAGCCCGTCCACATAGCAATCTGCCTCACAAATCTCACTAGCGATTTTCACGCCGACATTCTCTGTGATTTGGAGCTGGATTTTTGCATTTTGGTTTAAATTTGAGCTCCATAAAAATAGCTCACATTCATACTCCCCACTAAGCATTCTAGCAGCAGCTATCGCGTCACTTGCATTGTTTCCGCCACCACACAAAAACAAAATCTTCTTGCCAAAATCAAGCTTTTGTCTGATTAAATTTGCCACGCCTAAGGCTGCGTTTTCTTGGAGGACTAACTCACTTAATCCAAGATTTTCTATGCAGTTTTTATCTAGTTCATTTGTGCTTAAAAATAGCTTTTTCATGCTTTCATCCTATAGCTTAAACTCTCCAAAATATGGGCTTTTTTGATGGTTTGACTACCTTCAAGGTCGGCTATGCTTCTTGCCACTTTTAGAGTTTTGTTTATACCTCTTTGGCTAAGATTGTAGCTGCTTACTGCCTTGTCTAAAATCCCTTTTGCCTCGTCATCTAAAAGGCAAAATTTAGCTATATCAGCGTCACTTAGTTTGCCATTTAGCTCACTTTGACCTCGCATTATTTGAGCCTCAAAAGCCCTTAAAACCATACTTTGCATCTCTTTGCTACTCATACTTGGCTGATCACTTGCATTCACATCACTCATAGCCACATACACATCAATCCTATCAAGCAGAGCTTTTGAAACGCTACTTTGGTATTTGTCAATCTCTTTTTGAGTACATCTGCAAAGAGCAGTTTTGCTAAAAGCATTGCCACAAGGGCATGGATTTTGTGCGGCAACAAAGATAAATTTAGTCTCATAGCTAACTTTTGAATTTACCCTTGAAATGTTGATTTTATTGTCTTCTAATGGCTCACGCAAACTCTCAAGTATCTGCTTGCCAAAGTGTGGAAACTCATCAAAAAATAGCACGCCACCATTTGCTAAGCCAAGCTCGCCGATTTTGGCTCTAGCGCTGCCACCACCAAAAATTGAGCTTCTTGTGCTTGTATGATGAGGGCTTCGAAACGCCCTAAGAGCGCTAAAATCTGCGTCATTTGAGTTTAGTGATTCATAAGCGCTAGCTAGTAAAATCTCGTCCAAGCTTTGGGGAGGAAGTATGTAAGCAAGGCGTTTTGCGCTCATTGATTTGCCACATCCTGGGCTGCCTTCAAACAAGATATTATGCATTCCACTAGCCGCGATTAGGCAAGCTCTTTTGGCTCTTTCTTGACCTTTTATCTCTTTGAAATCTAGCTCAAATTTAGTATTTGGAACAAATTTTTTGCCATTTATCTCTATGACGTTTTGAAAAAGTGGATGAGTGGCTTGCACTTTGCACTCGTTTTTAAACTCATCATTTCTAAAAAACTCTCTAGCCTCGGCTAAATTTGAAATGCTAAAAACGTCTAAATTTGGTATCATCGCAGCTTTTAGTGCAATGTCTTTTGGCACCAAAACTTTAGCAGACTTGACCTTTGTACTAAGAAATAAAAGTATAGAAAATAGCTCAGCTGTACTTTTGACACTTCCATCAAGACCAAGCTCACCAAAGACAAAAAACTCACTATCGAATTTTTCTTTTTGGAGCAAAATGAGTAATGCGATAGGCAAATCAAAATGCGAACCATCTTTTTTCACATCGCTTGGGCTTAAATTTATGATAATTCTAAGAGCTGGAAATGCAAAATCCCCAAGCAAACTAAGAGATGATTTGACCCTTGAGACGGATTCTTTTATGGTAGTGCTAGCAAGACCAACTATATCAAAGCTTGGAAGTGCCCGTAAAAAGGAGGCTTCGATATCAATGATATGTAGCTTATCACTCAGGCTCGCACTTTTTAGGGATTTCATACTTATTTGGTTTTTGCTTTCTTTTTGTACTCTTTGTCAAATTTTTTGCGTTTATTAAAGCCAATTCTTTCTATAAAAAGATGTCCATCTATGTGGTCGTTTTCGTGCTGGATCGCTACTGCAAGCAAGCCTTTTGCTTCTAGTGTTTTTTTGTTGCCATATCTATCAAAATACTCGATTTCGATATGCTCTGCTCTTCTTACATCTTCGTAATAATCAGGTACACTAAGACAGCCTTCTTGATAGACTATCTCACCATCTTTTTTTAAAAATTTTGGATTTATTATTTCAAGTAGATCGTTTTTATCTTGAACTTCGTTTTCGTTTACTAAATTTACTATAAATGCCCTAATCGGTTTCCCGACTTGCAAAGCTGCTAAGCCGATACCATTTTTAGCTATCATAGTTTCGTACATATCATCTAAAAACTTACCCAACTCATCGTCAAATTTAGTAACTTCAAGACCTATATCATATAGCCTTTTGTCTGGGTAGGTTAATACCTCTAATATCATTAAATTCCCTCAATAACTTCATATAATTTTGTTCTTTTTCCACTATTTGGCAATCCATCAAGCGCTTTTGAGATTATCTCTTCTGAGCTATATTCTGGATTTAGTGCTATGACAGAGATTTCCATATCCATATCAAGCTCTTCTTCGCCTATGAAAAATGTTGTTTGATATAGCATTTGACCGATTCTTTCGCAAGCTTTTTTAGCTCCTGTTATATCGGTGTGTTTCATAACCATACCAAAGCATCCCTCGCCATAATGCGCGACTACGTCACTTCTTCTTGAAGTTTTTAGTAGTATTTTTGCGATATTTCTTAAGATTCCGTTTTTGTCTTTTACGCTTGGGATAAGGTCTAAAACCCTATCTTTTATATGTATTAGCATTACAGATACGTTGTAGTTGTATCTTTTTACGTTTATAAGTTCTTCTTCTACAGTTTTTAAGAAGTATTTTTTGTTGTAAACGCCAAATTTAGAGTCATAAATAGACTGTGCTTCAACTCTTTTAAATATTTTATTTACATCATCATAGTTATTTCTGATTATTTCAAGATGCTTTGCCATAAGTGAGTTTAGTTTATCTAGCTCTTCACTAAAAAATTTTATGATAGTTTGGGCTTCTAGTGGATTGGCGTTTGCTCTTGTTTCATCTAGCCTTTTTTGGACTATTCCTTTCATAACGACCAAATTTTTATATATCAGAGTTATGGTTTGTAGCATATTTTTGATCTGACCAAAGCCAAGACTAATCTCTTTTTCCATCAAGGCTTGTTGGTCGATATCGTCGTTTTTTTCACAATCCAAAAGCTCTAAAACTCTCTTTTGGAATGTTGAGGACTTAGTTTCTAGTAGTTTTCCAAAATAAATATCAAAATTTCCAGGCGTTGCTTGGACATTATCATCGCTAAGCTGCTTTAAAACCTGTTGTGAAAATTTATTTAGATCCACATTGTCATCGTTTTTTTCGCTAATTCTAGCACTTCTTGTGGCAACTGTTTTTTGAGAGTCACCCAAACTAGTGCTACTTTTATTTATATCTATACGATCTTTATCATTTCTTAATTTAACCACTAGAACCTCACTTGATTATTTAAAGCTTTTTTCTAAAACTTTATCAATAAGCCCATATTGTGCGGCTTCTTCGGCACTCATGAAAAAATCCCTATCAGTATCTTTTGCTATTTTAGCAAGTTTTTGTCCAGTATTTTTCGCAAGAGTTCCGTTCAAAACCTCTTTAAGACGCAAAATTTCTTTTGCTTGGATCTCGATGTCAGTTGCTTGACCTCTAGCTCCACCAAGAGGTTGGTGGATCATAATACGTGAGTTTGGAAGCGCATATCTTTTGCCTTTTGTTCCACAACTCAGTAAAAATGCTCCCATGCTAGCTGCTTGACCTATACAAATCGTGCAAACATCTGGTTTTATATAGTTCATGGTGTCATAAATGCTAAATCCGCTTGTCACCACGCCACCTGGGCTATTGATATAAAGATAGATATCTTTGTCTGGATCTTCAGCTTCTAAAAACAGCATTTGAGCTACAATCGCACTTGCCATTGAGTCTTCGATCTCGCCACTAAGCATGATAATACGGTCTTTTAAAAGGCGAGAGTAGATATCATAGCTTCTCTCACCTTTGCTTGTTCTTTCAACTACATAAGGAACATAATAGCTCATTATTCGCCTTTTTCGTCTTTAGCGTCTTTTTTAAATAGATTATTGAAAAGTTTTTCTTCTATCATTGCCATTTTAACAGCTGGAAGCATGCCTTGATTTTTGTAGTCTTCAAGGTGTTTTTTAGGATCGATGCCATATCTGTAAGCCTCGAAATATACAGCTTGTAAAAGCTCTTGATCGCTTACGCTTACGCCTCTTACTTTTGCAAGTTCATCAATGATAAATGTAAGTGCTACGCTTTTTTTAGCTTCATCTGCATAAGTTTCACGCTGAGCCATAGCAGCGTCTCTATCTTCGCTAAATTTCTTTCTTTCATCTTCGCTGAAGTTGCCCCAAGCGTTTCTAAATTGCATATCCATCTCTTGCTCGACGATGTTTTTTGGAAGATCAAATTTAAACTTCTCAACAGCTTTGTCAGCAAATTTTGGTTTTAGCTCTTCATTTAGCAATTTTTGGAATTTTTCATTTCTGATTTGCTCTTTGATTTTTTCTTCTAGTTTTGCAGCAGTTGGGTTTTCTTCTGTTGGAAGAAGTGCTTTTAGCGTTTTTTCGTCAAGCTCGCCGACTTTTTTGCCTTGAATTTCAAGTAATTTTACTTTGAAAACTGCAGGTTTTCCAGCAAGATGAGCTGCGCCATATTCTTTAGGGAAAGTTACGTTTACATCTTTTTCTTCGCCGACTTTTAGTCCGATCATGCCATCTTCAAATCCAGGAATGAATTGATTTGAACCGATTTCAAGGACGTAATCTTCAGCTTTTCCGCCTTCAAAAGCCACGCCATCAACAAAGCCTTCAAAGTTAAATTTAGCCCAGTCGCCTTTTTCTAAAACGTCTTTTTCGACCTTTTCAACTGGAGCCATCATAAGTAAAAACTCATTAACTTTATCTTCAATCTCTTTTTTAGTTACTCTTGGAGTAGCATAGTCGCTTATAAGCTCTTCATAGCCATCAACTTTTACTTCTGGTTTGAATGAAATTTCGATTTCTACATCGATATTTCCGTCTTTTTCATCAAATTTTAAAACCATTGGTTCGCCGATTATCTCATCTGCTTTTTTGTTTATATCAACTAAGCAAGCATTGATTATATCTTTAAAAAATTCATTTCTAGCATCATTTTGTAAATCCCCACCATATCTTTTTAGAACTTCAGCAGTTGGGACTTTACCTTTTCTAAAACCGTCTATTTTAATATTTTTAGCAGCTTTTTTAGCTAAATTTTCAACCTTTGCATTTAGCTCATCTGCTTTGATTTGTGTAGTAGCTGTAGCATTTGCAGGGTTTAAAAGTTGTGCTTTAACTTCCATTATCTTCCTTTGTTATGTTAAAAAATTGACAGTCAATATACCAAATTTTTGCTTTATTTAAGTATAAATTGTCAAATTTATAACTATAAAAGTCAAAATAGTATAAAATAATCCAAAAATTTTACGAGGTAATTTATGTTTGATGAAAGTAGAAGAAGCGAATTTGAAAATTGCGTAAAAACTATGTTAGAAATCATGGGTGAAGACCCAAAACGTGGCGGGCTTCTTGATACTCCAAAAAGAGTGGCAAAGGCTTATGAGTTCATCACTAGCGGATATTCTATGGATCCAAAAGACGTGCTAAATGACGCCTTGTTTCAAAGTAGCAACAACGAAATGGTTCTTATCAAAGACATTGAGTTTTACAGTGTTTGCGAGCATCATCTCTTGCCTATCATTGGCAGAGTTCATGTAGCCTACATACCAGATGGTCAAGTTGTAGGACTTAGCAAAATCCCACGCATGGTAAATATTTACGCAAGACGTCTGCAAATCCAAGAGCAAATGACAGAGCAAATCGCTCAGGCCATAGCTGAAACTATCAAGCCAAAAGGCGTAGGCGTCGTGGTAGAAGCAAGGCATATGTGTGTAGAGATGCGTGGGGTTGAGAAGATAAACTCAATCACTACAACTTCAGCCTTGCGTGGAAGCTTCATCAAATCAGCAGAAACTAGAAAAGAGTTTTTTGATCTGATAAACTCACCAAGGTCAGTTAAATTTTGAGCTTAGAAAATTTAAAAAGCAAACTTGATAAAAGTCTAAATTTATCAAGTGTTTTTGGGACGATTTCTAAAATTTCAGCCAGCACGATTGAGATAATTGGGCTTAGACCAAGTATCGGCGATATAGTAAGAATCGCTAGTAATGACGGGCTTAAAAGTGAGCTTGGCATGGTCACAGCCATAAGCCAAAAAGGTGCAAATGTCAGTCCGTTTGGCTTTGTTGAGGGATTTAAGATAGGCGACAAAGTCTATACAAGCGATCAAGGTATGAATATACCAGTTGGTGATGAGCTTATCGGCAGAGTTGTGGATCCATTTATGAACCCAAAAGACGGCAAAGGGCCGATAAATGCGGCCTCTTACGCTCCCATCATGCGAGCTCCGATTCCAGCGATGAAAAGAGGGCTTATCAATGAGCCTTTTAGTGTCGGGATTAAAACAATAGATGGCTTACTAACTTGTGGCAAAGGGCAAAAACTAGGTATTTTTGCAGGATCTGGCGTAGGCAAATCAACTCTTATGGGAATGATAGTCAAAAACTCAACCGCTCCCATAAAAGTCATAGCGCTAATTGGCGAGCGTGGTCGCGAAGTCCCTGAGTTTATCCAAAAAAACCTAGGCGGCGACCTAAGCAACGCAGTCATCATAGTAGCCACAAGCGACGATAGCCCACTTATGAGAAAATACGGTGCGTTTTGTGCTATGAGCGTGGCTGAATACTTCAAAAGCAGTGGCAAAGATGTGCTATTTATCATGGATAGCGTGACGAGATTTGCTATGGCTCAGCGTGAGATCGGACTAGCTCTTGGCGAACCACCGACTTCAAAAGGCTATCCACCAAGCGTACTTACACTCCTTCCTCAGCTCATGGAGCGAGCTGGCAAAGAAGAGGGCAAAGGCAGCATAACTGCGTTTTTTACCGTGCTTGTAGAGGGTGATGATATGAGCGATCCTATCGCTGATCAAAGCAGAAGCATACTTGATGGACATATTGTATTAAGCCGTGAGCTAACTGATTTTGGAATCTATCCACCGATCAATATCCTAAACTCAGCAAGTCGTGTTATGGGCGATGTGACAAGCAAAGAGCATAGAGCCAACGCTTCTAAATTTAAAAGGCTATTTTCTACTTTAAAAGAAAATGAAGTCCTAATCCGTATCGGAGCCTACCAAAAAGGCGCTGATAAAGAGCTTGATCTTGCAATATCTAAAAAATCATTTATGGAAGAGTTTATGAAACAATCCCCAAATGAGGGTTTTGAATTTGAAGAGATTATTAAAATGTTAGAGCAAATTAACTAATATTTTGATACCAAATATCGCAGAGAGATAATTTTTATAACTTTTACTCTCATTTACTAAATTTTAAAGCAAAATTTATAAAAGTTGTTATAATATTCAAGGATTAAAAAGATAAAGTTTATCCGAATTAAATCGGTAAATTACGAAAGGCTAAATTTGAAAGTATATTTAGACAATAACGCTACAACGATGATAGACCCTGAAGCTTATGAGCTGATGTTGCCGTTTTTGAGTGATAAATTTGGAAACCCAAACTCGCTTCACTCTTATGGCAGCGAAACTCACCCTGCACTTCGCACTGCAATGGATCAGCTATATGCCTGTATAAACGCAAAAGATAGCGACGATATCATAGTCACAAGCTGCGCTACTGAGAGCAACAACTGGGTTTTAAAAGGAATTTACATAGATAAAATCCTAAAAGGCGACAAAAAACGTATCGTCACAACCACAGTCGAACACCCAGCAATCGGCGCTACTTGCACGTTTTTAGAAAGCATTGGCGTGGAAGTTACAAGAATAGATGTCAATGAAGAGGGCGTCATAACAGGAGATGATTTAAGACGCGTTATGAGCGATGATGTCGCGCTTGTAAGCGTGATGTGGGCGAACAACGAAACAGGCATGATATTTCCTATCAAAGAGCTTGCGAGCATTGCTCATGAATTTGGCGCACTATTTCACACTGACGCCGTCCAAGCTATGGGCAAAATCTCTGTAAATGTTAGGGACGCAGATGTTGATTTTTTAAGTTTTTCAGCTCATAAATTTCACGGCCCAAAAGGCGTAGGTGGGCTATATATCAAAGATAGCATGCCTCTTACTAGCTTACTTCACGGTGGCGAGCACATGGGTGGTAGAAGAAGTGGCACGCTAAACGTCGCTGGCATAGTAGCGATGGGAAAAGCACTCGAAAACGCAACTAAATTTATAAAATATGAAGAAAGTCACGTACGCCGCTTAAGAGACAAGCTAGAAGATGCACTTTTAGCACTTCCAGAAGTCACAGTAGTAGGTCAAAAAGAACACCGCGTACCAAATACTATTTTAGCAAGTATAAAAGGCGTTGAAGGCGAGGCGATGCTATGGGATCTAAACCAAGCTGGCATCGCAGCTAGCACTGGTTCAGCTTGTGCTAGTGAAGATCTTGAGAGCAATCCTATCATGGAAGCTATCGGCGCCGATAGCGAGCTAGCTCACACTGCACTTCGTTTGTCACTTTCACGTTTTAATACTGAAGTTGAGATAGACTACGCGATAGAAAAGATCAAAAACGCAGTAACAAGGCTAAGAGCTATATCAAGCAGCTATGCTTACGCACCAGACTGGCACAAATCAGGACTATAAAAATTAAAAATTAGGATAAAACAATGGCTAAGGGAAATTTAATCAGTGGAAATATTTGGGATGAGTATTCACAAAAGGTTCAAGATGCGATGAATCACCCAAAAAATATGGGCGAAATCACAGAAGAGCAAGCTGAGGCTATGGGCTGCACTCTCATCATCGCAGATCACGGTGCTGAGAGTTGTGGCGACGCAGTTAGGCTATACTGGGCTGTAGAAAACGGCACAGAAATCATCAAAGACGCTAAATTTAAGAGCTTTGGTTGTGGTACTGCCATAGCTAGTAGTGATTATATGGCTGAACTTTGCAAAGGCAAAACAGTAGACGAGGCGGTCAAAATCACAAACATAGATGTAGAAAAAGCTATGCGTGACACTCCAGAAACTCCAGCCGTGCCACCACAAAAAATGCACTGCTCAGTTATGGCTTATGATGTTATCAAAGCAGCTGCTGCAAGCTATAAAGGCGTGGATCCTGAGCATTTTGAAGATGAGATTATCGTGTGCGAATGTGCTAGAGTAAGTCTTGGCACGATAAAAGAAGTAATCCGTCTAAACGACCTAAAAACAGTCGAAGAGATCACTCAATACACAAAAGCAGGAGCATTTTGTAAAAGCTGTATCAAACCTGGCGGACATGAGAAAAAAGAGTATTATCTAGTCGATATCTTGGCTGAAACAAGAGCTGAGATGGAAGCTGAACGTATGCAAGCAGTCGCAAATGCTAAGGTCAGCGGAAGTGGACTTGAGAGTGATTTAAGCTTTGAAGAGCTAACAGTCGTCAAACAACTAAAAGCCATAGAAGCTGTCATTGATGAACACATACGTCCAATGCTTGTCATGGATGGTGGAAATATGGAAATCCTCGATATCAAAAAAGACGATGAAAGCGGCAAAATAGACGTATATATCAGATATCTTGGGGCTTGTAGTGGATGTGCGAGTGGGGCTACTGGCACACTTTATGCTATAGAAAACATCTTACAAGAAAATTTAAGCCCAAATATCAGAGTTTTACCAGTCTGATAAGTTACTTGGAGTTAGCACGTTTCTAACTCCAATATTTCTATTTTATTATAAAATAATACATATATTATCTACTTATAATTCTTTTATTCAAATTTAATTAAAAATCAAATATTTATACTAACTTTAAGCTTAATTTTTCAATAAATTAGTTAAAATCGGCGATAAATTCTATATTTAAGGATATAAAATGATTCTAAGTAAAAGCATAGCGGCAAAGGTAACTGCCAGCGTTGTAGCATTATTTGCAATACTTTTTGTTATCTTAACATACATTAACTACTCAGACGCTAGAGATAACTCTTTGGAGTTACTAAATGTTGAAAGAACAAAGGCTATAAATGCTACTCAAACTATTTTAAAAGAAAATATAGGCACAAGCATTGAAGAGATAGAAAATCTAGTAAATTTGATAGCAAAAAGCGATTTGCAAGATGACAATATCTTAAATATGCTAAAAATAGCTAAAGAAACAAGTGGATTTGCGCTTCTTTATCTAGGTATGAGTGACAACGGCGTTGTTTATTACTCAGACGGTAGGACAAGATACCCAGATGCGAACTATGACCCAAGAAAACGTGGATGGTATCAAGAAGCAGTCAAACAAAACAAGACAATCATAACAGATCCATACGTATCAAACAGCACAGGCGAATATACTATTACGATAGCAAAACCACTTTATGTAAACAACAAAATGGTCGGCGTAGTATCAGGCGACTTCTCTACAGTTGAACTCAGCAAAGATATAATCGAAATTGGCAAAGTCGATGACGGCTATATCTTAATCATGAACAACGAAGGCAAAATCCTAGTAGATGCAGATTCAAAATTTATAGGCAAAACTCCAAATTTCACAAAAGAGCTGCTACAAAAACTTCAAGCTAAAGATTTCGATAAATTTGGCAGAGTATCATATGCCTATGAAGATGGCTCACAAAAAATAAGCAGATGCCAACAAACTGGCTACAATAATTGGTTAGTTTGTACAGTTATGGACTCAAACTACTTTGACAAACAAACAGATAAAATTTTAGAAAAACAAATAATCTTGGTTGTTATATTCCTTATTTTTTCAGCATTTACTGTGTGGTTTTTAATAAAAAATTCTCTAAAACCTCTTCATACAATAGTTGATGGTCTTACTGACTTCTTCGACTTCCTCCACCACAAGAATGACAATCCTAAAGTAATAGAGATAAAGACTAATGATGAGTTTGGTATCATATCTAAGCTTATTAATGAAAACATTGCAAATGTTAAATCT from Campylobacter iguaniorum includes the following:
- a CDS encoding iron-sulfur cluster assembly scaffold protein NifU, which translates into the protein MAKGNLISGNIWDEYSQKVQDAMNHPKNMGEITEEQAEAMGCTLIIADHGAESCGDAVRLYWAVENGTEIIKDAKFKSFGCGTAIASSDYMAELCKGKTVDEAVKITNIDVEKAMRDTPETPAVPPQKMHCSVMAYDVIKAAAASYKGVDPEHFEDEIIVCECARVSLGTIKEVIRLNDLKTVEEITQYTKAGAFCKSCIKPGGHEKKEYYLVDILAETRAEMEAERMQAVANAKVSGSGLESDLSFEELTVVKQLKAIEAVIDEHIRPMLVMDGGNMEILDIKKDDESGKIDVYIRYLGACSGCASGATGTLYAIENILQENLSPNIRVLPV